In the genome of Triticum urartu cultivar G1812 chromosome 5, Tu2.1, whole genome shotgun sequence, one region contains:
- the LOC125510385 gene encoding uncharacterized protein LOC125510385 isoform X1 yields MDGDAWPARWPPPRPSAAPAPAPTTLPSQADPRHRLRPFAAAPQPPEPLTDGRPAGTPAGLDLGPSPAPVPDRFAPNTAAAVPGQSPPGPAAVPGQSLPSPAAAPDRLLPNPTPWSQPAGTPGGLGPSPAPVPDRFALNTTAARPGHAAVPDRFALHTPAMPDRLLPTPTPWSQPARSGRSSNPLLAQAPGTYYSYPHLSRAPDLKSPLHTPSASNANNAAAGAIDLARAYTPLGGALPKYPRHGLSAGSGPEQSSLGALFLNKSSSNVQVNLPGESSTSTIDGMPHGAVQFQDSSAAQMMQKLASKPAPRHQPTPLTDRIRVSCLNVGGELFVGDAGLFGVLCSCHQLRMSVAKFCEHAGGPAEKAGEIVLMENGMSIAHWFKYCVGVGSYVTDSNCDRPEWACIDPSPEGYRLKSLLVRNTSMEKVGLFNGYGKGTGPINGTVYSNDLRKSTGPISGTVYSNDLHNEGRGHTTIEKLGNKRDETYYRSADVHTSFARNFALLQNSETNLGLAKNHTFNAVHLNQISRPSGSPYITASTSAHHNGNHSSHNYADLLENNFGASFRNPAPRSPVVFSNDTRAGRYNFPNKILQDSLSSASNTELKLGQSSYHQSLTALFPSAQSTLIDFQRPQSHLPSVTQNHCPRQTVKVSKNMGEHNEPPVGRGTSEQSNGVANAINRSEGGKVTDAAAKNSFISIFLSHLERNSEAIDDILKSSEHSLPKGLDGAYSSYHSKIASSQVEPRANDNRSKLASTSIHTERISDDRALSVALSGSSKVVPLANSQNSLIHSDCRSHLLPRQPNAGSSKVCDGAYSSYHSKSANRQVEPRASDNHSNLVSTSIHTKRISDGIALSVAPSGYASKVVPLANSHEPLIHSDCQSHLLHSQPNAGSSKICAGVPCPANCRTGNHASDISHQAPCICDKTANGHNTFECVDDSCTHRSSRVAKIICHCRNSCSSSREFLPSFGQHDQSMLEKSIHRCCYRVQEDVSRLGSRAGHLCRTQFSNDGAPIHKLGLHELCTCSTFIPRPSLCSGDYILQPSCHVCSPDGFHYRSSMGHATNSLTQCPLLDAPNKKEPGPCRDGRCCCSVVSKCLTGCGFSKHCNDRIDQSGSSLQKCKHDVQLPTKCVGESEKLRCQCSSSAQTPLLKAVSNKMTNQLFAPISERLKNVSEESVANASSSYIAVTEKDGSCRGSGVCKERLKSGFSSGSSSAVVTKFPASPEFNNTSSCADKYGVEHKKLMFDEGSRTEKCLSSSYDVPISTGCEKSLNSSSTFHLDTSKVKRKYYQISDGITLKDKGKQQRSETRRKSRRLKCSEEYLVSDDCTRKITLQSSENGDPPRPQNEASSYSCSVSKIKRKHTTMQRNKPVKRSHTHQEILKGGEQSDGEGIMVGELNSSDEKKQVEDMSTLVRTKHQQEGSRMSARKPPKYVSINCILNEPKSENVCSEVPLLDSSLIATGITDDNRKIPKIAPLSLVLKKAKRCNAVKTPCNTENIHSCEEKSAVRPVGKYSFGNQNYSSKAEDGIQSSKKSRYSPNALRLRPNIECDCKRPCIDLGEGEPIGPTDVETSQLSVQTSRKGFRNRRSSVSVDRIKKCEESANRSARGPCGDKQNVVQACEVNVGRYKERLGLADSCCVCRIPYLEPCNQLMECSKCFVKAHQACYGVLKVPRGQWFCRPCKTKANAQDTVCVLCGYGGGAMTRALNAQKILTSLRKGLRVTSRADKHVKHDPSYASRSTSLENVSRVDKQRSVDNAHEENTVSSSWTANHNSSLLVPQTSRWVHVVCGLWTPGTKCPNPTTMSAFDLSGALPAKSDYACSMCDRAGGSFMMCRDVNCSVTFHAWCAHQRGLLQSDPEGEHNEYIGFYGRCLNHATNRVNPEKCLRSNEWTCARTEGFKGRKGEGCSGSNHKKPQVKSSECSVSQEQINAWLRINGSKPCIRRQSKGWKHLVVYKSGIHGLGLYTSEFIPRGSMVIEYVGEIVGQRVADKREIEYHSGKRQQYKSVCYFFKIDKEHIIDATRKGGIARFINHSCMPNCVAKIISVKNEKKVVFFSERHIDPGEEITYDYHFNQEDEGERIPCFCRSFSCRRYLN; encoded by the exons ATGGACGGCGACGCGTGGCCCGCGCGGTGGCCGCCTCCGCGCCCGTCcgccgcgccggcgccggcgccgacgaCGCTGCCGAGCCAG GCGGACCCGCGCCACCGCCTCCGCCCCttcgccgccgccccgcagccgCCGGAACCCCTCACCGACGGCCGGCCCGCGGGAACGCCGGCCGGATTGGATTTGGGGCCGAGCCCCGCGCCGGTGCCCGACCGGTTTGCGCCCAACACCGCCGCGGCAGTGCCGGGCCAATCGCCGCCGGGGCCCGCGGCAGTGCCGGGCCAATCGCTGCCGAGCCCCGCGGCAGCTCCGGACCGGTTGCTGCCCAACCCTACCCCGTGGAGCCAGCCCGCGGGAACGCCGGGCGGATTGGGGCCGAGCCCCGCGCCAGTGCCCGACCGGTTCGCGCTCAACACCACCGCGGCAAGGCCGGGCCACGCGGCAGTTCCGGACCGATTCGCCTTGCACACCCCGGCAATGCCGGACCGGCTGTTGCCGACACCGACCCCGTGGAGTCAGCCCGCGAGATCCGGGCGGAGCAGCAACCCCCTGCTCGCTCAAGCTCCCGGGACTTACTACAGCTACCCCCATTTGAGCCGTGCGCCGGACCTCAAGTCCCCGCTCCACACCCCCAGCGCCAGCAATGCCAACAATGCTGCTGCGGGTGCCATCGATCTTGCTCGCGCTTATACTCCGCTCGGCGGCGCGCTGCCAAAGTACCCGAGGCACGGGCTGTCGGCCGGCAGCGGCCCTGAGCAGTCTTCCTTGGGGGcattgttcctcaacaagagctCCTCTAATGTGCAAGTTAATTTGCCGGGGGAAAGTTCGACTTCGACCATCGATG GGATGCCACACGGCGCCGTGCAGTTCCAGGATTCGAGTGCGGCGCAAATGATGCAGAAGCTGGCATCCAAACCGGCCCCTCGCCATCAGCCCACGCCTCTCACGGATCGTATCCGCGTCTCCTGTCTGAACGTCG GTGGAGAGCTCTTCGTGGGTGATGCTGGGCTTTTTGGAGTTCTTTGCTCATGTCATCAGCTGAGGATGTCTGTAGCTAAGTTTTGTGAG CATGCAGGAGGGCCTGCAGAAAAAGCTGGTGAAATTGTCCTCATGGAGAATGGCATGAGTATTGCACATTGGTTCAAATACTGCGTAGGG GTTGGATCATATGTTACTGACAGTAATTGTGACCGGCCAGAATGGGCGTGTATAGATCCTTCTCCAGAAGGATACAGGCTGAAAAGTCTCCTTGTGAGAAACACTAGTATGGAAAAAGTGGGGTTATTCAATGGATATGGAAAAGGTACAGGACCTATAAACGGAACAGTTTATTCAAATGATCTACGAAAAAGCACAGGACCTATAAGTGGAACAGTTTATTCCAATGATCTGCACAATGAGGGTAGAGGGCACACTACCATTGAAAAGCTAGGGAATAAGAGAGATGAAACATATTACAGGAGTGCTGATGTACACACATCCTTTGCCAGGAACTTTGCTTTACTGCAGAATTCTGAAACAAATCTAGGGCTTGCTAAAAACCATACTTTTAATGCAGTGCACCTAAACCAAATTAGCAGGCCAAGTGGAAGCCCATATATTACAGCAAGCACGAGTGCACATCACAATGGGAATCATTCGTCACATAATTATGCAGATCTTTTGGAGAATAACTTTGGTGCCTCGTTTCGTAATCCAGCTCCAAGATCTCCAGTAGTTTTTAGCAATGATACTAGGGCAGGCAGATATAATTTTCCCAACAAAATACTCCAAGATAGTTTGAGCAGTGCTTCGAACACCGAATTGAAGCTTGGGCAATCCTCTTATCATCAATCTCTGACTGCCCTATTTCCATCGGCCCAGTCAACATTAATTGATTTTCAGAGACCTCAGTCACATCTGCCATCAGTAACTCAAA ATCATTGTCCAAGGCAAACAGTCAAGGTCAGCAAAAATATGGGGGAACATAATGAACCACCAGTTGGTAGAGGAACTAGCGAACAATCTAATGGAGTTGCTAATGCTATCAACCGTTCTGAAGGTGGCAAGGTTACAGATGCAGCAGCCAAGAATTCGTTTATCTCAATATTTCTTTCGCATCTTGAGAGGAATAGTGAAGCCATCGATGATATTCTCAAAAGTAGCGAGCATAGCCTTCCTAAGGGTCTGGATGGTGCATATAGTTCCTATCATTCAAAAATTGCAAGTAGTCAAGTTGAGCCAAGGGCTAATGATAATCGTTCTAAGTTGGCCTCTACCAGCATTCATACTGAAAGGATATCAGATGACAGGGCTCTTTCAGTGGCACTCAGTGGATCTTCAAAAGTTGTACCACTTGCAAATAGTCAGAACTCTTTAATCCATAGTGACTGCCGGTCGCATTTGCTGCCTAGGCAACCTAATGCTGGAAGCTCCAAAGTTTGTGATGGTGCATATAGTTCCTATCATTCAAAAAGTGCAAATAGACAAGTTGAGCCAAGGGCCAGTGATAATCATTCTAATTTGGTCTCTACCAGTATTCATACGAAAAGGATATCAGATGGCATTGCTCTTTCAGTGGCACCCAGCGGATATGCTTCAAAAGTTGTACCTCTTGCAAATAGTCATGAGCCCTTAATCCATAGTGACTGCCAGTCGCATTTGCTGCATAGCCAACCTAATGCTGGAAGCTCCAAAATTTGTGCAGGAGTTCCATGTCCTGCAAATTGCAGGACCGGCAATCATGCAAGCGATATATCCCATCAGGCTCCCTGTATATGTGATAAAACG GCCAATGGACACAATACTTTTGAGTGTGTAGACGACTCATGCACACACAGAAGTTCGAGAGTTGCCAAAATCATCTGCCATTGTCGAAATTCCTGCTCTTCATCTAGGGAGTTTCTACCTAGTTTTGGCCAACATGATCAATCAATGTTAGAAAAATCAATACATCGATGCTGTTACAGAGTTCAGGAAGATGTTTCTAGACTTGGTTCTAGAGCTGGTCACTTGTGCCGAACTCAATTCTCGAATGACGGTGCTCCAATCCATAAACTAG GGTTGCATGAGCTTTGCACCTGCTCCACTTTCATACCAAGGCCATCGCTGTGTTCTGGAGATTATATCTTGCAGCCTTCTTGCCATGTGTGCTCTCCTGATGGGTTTCATTACAGAAG TTCCATGGGACATGCAACCAACAGCTTGACCCAATGCCCTCTGCTTGATGCACCTAATAAGAAAGAACCAGGTCCATGTCGGGATGGCAGATGCTGCTGCTCTGTAGTCTCAAAATGTTTGACAGGTTGTGGCTTTTCAAAGCACTGCAATGACAGAATTGACCAAAGTGGTAGTAGTTTACAAAAGTGCAAGCATGATGTGCAACTGCCTACCAAATGCGTGGGAGAGAGTGAAAAGTTAAGATGCCAGTGCTCAAGCAGTGCACAAACACCTTTGTTGAAAGCTGTCTCTAATAAAATGACAAACCAGCTTTTCGCTCCTATATCAGAGAGACTGAAGAATGTATCAGAAGAATCAGTGGCCAATGCCAGCTCGTCTTATATAGCTGTAACGGAGAAAGATGGCTCCTGTAGAGGTTCTGGTGTATGTAAAGAGCGACTAAAGTCTGGTTTTTCTTCTGGATCCTCCAGTGCTGTGGTGACAAAGTTTCCAGCATCACCTGAATTTAACAATACATCCTCGTGTGCGGATAAATATGGTGTTGAACACAAAAAGCTCATGTTTGACGAAGGATCAAGAACTGAGAAATGTTTGTCGTCAAGCTATGATGTGCCTATCAGTACAGGATGTGAAAAGTCCCTAAATAGTTCCTCTACATTTCACTTGGACACATCTAAAGTGAAGAGAAAATATTATCAGATTTCTGACGGAATTACACTCAAAGATAAGGGCAAGCAACAACGTTCTGAAACACGAAGGAAATCAAGAAGATTGAAGTGCTCTGAGGAATATTTAGTATCAGATGATTGTACTAGGAAAATTACCTTGCAGTCATCCGAAAATGGAGACCCTCCTCGACCACAGAATGAGGCTAGTTCATATTCTTGCAGTGTGTCAAAAATTAAACGGAAGCATACTACCATGCAACGAAATAAGCCAGTGAAACGCTCTCACACCCATCAAGAGATTTTGAAAGGTGGTGAGCAGTCAGATGGTGAGGGCATTATGGTTGGAGAATTAAATTCCTCTGATGAGAAGAAGCAAGTAGAGGATATGAGCACTCTGGTTAGAACAAAACATCAACAGGAAGGGAGCCGAATGTCTGCTCGAAAACCGCCTAAATATGTTTCTATCAACTGCATTTTAAATGAACCTAAGAGTGAAAATGTTTGTAGTGAGGTTCCCCTTCTTGATTCTAGCTTAATTGCTACAGGGATAACAGATGATAATAGAAAAATTCCTAAAATTGCTCCACTTAGTCTGGTTCTTAAAAAGGCGAAGAGATGCAATGCTGTCAAAACCCCCTGCAACACAGAAAACATCCACTCTTGTGAGGAAAAGAGTGCAGTTCGTCCTGTAGGTAAATATTCGTTTGGTAATCAAAATTACAGTTCAAAAGCTGAAGATGGAATTCAGAGTTCCAAAAAGAGTAGATATTCACCTAATGCCTTGAGGTTGAGACCAAACATTGAGTGTGACTGCAAAAGACCCTGCATCG ATCTTGGGGAAGGTGAGCCTATTGGCCCAACAGATGTGGAGACAAGCCAACTTTCAGTGCAAACATCAAGAAAGG GATTTAGGAATCGAAGATCAAGTGTATCTGTTGATAGGATTAAGAAGTGTGAAGAATCTGCAAATAGATCAGCACGTGGTCCTTGTGGCGATAAACAAAATGTGGTTCAAGCCTGCGAAGTGAATGTTGGAAG GTACAAAGAAAGGCTTGGCTTAGCTGACTCATGTTGTGTTTGTCGAATTCCATACCTGGAGCCTTGCAATCAGTTGATGGagtgcagcaagtgctttgtcaAA GCGCACCAAGCTTGCTATGGTGTTCTAAAAGTTCCAAGAGGCCAATGGTTCTGTAGACCCTGCAAGACCAAGGCCAATGCCCAGGACACT gTTTGCGTTTTATGTGGCTATGGAGGTGGAGCCATGACAAGGGCATTGAACGCTCAAAAAATCCTGACAAGTTTGCGAAAAGGTCTGAGAGTTACATCACGAGCAGATAAACATGTCAAACACGATCCATCTTATGCGTCAAGATCAACGAGTTTGGAAAACGTATCTAGAGTAGATAAACAGAGGTCAGTAGACAATGCACATGAGGAGAACACCGTCAGCAGCTCATGGACTGCGAACCACAATTCAAGTCTACTCGTTCCACAAACGTCGCGGTGGGTCCATGTGGTCTGTGGTCTGTGGACACCCGGTACAAAATGCCCAAATCCCACCACAATGAGCGCCTTCGATCTATCTGGTGCTTTGCCTGCCAAAAGTGATTAT GCATGTTCGATGTGTGACAGAGCTGGGGGTTCATTCATGATGTGCCGAGATGTGAATTGCTCGGTGACCTTCCATGCTTGGTGTGCCCACCAGAGG GGTCTGTTGCAAAGTGATCCAGAAGGCGAGCATAATGAATATATTGGTTTTTATGGGAGATGCCTGAATCATGCTACTAACCGTGTTAATCCTGAGAAATGCTTGAGAAGCAATGAATGGACATGTGCACGCACAGAG GGTTTTAAAGGACGAAAGGGTGAAGGCTGTTCTGGTTCTAATCACAAGAAACCTCAAGTGAAGAGTAGTGAGTGCAGTGTTTCCCAAGAACAGATAAATGCTTGGCTACGGATAAACGGATCAAAGCCTTGCATAAGAAGACAG TCCAAAGGATGGAAGCATTTGGTTGTGTATAAATCTGGCATACATGGACTTGGCCTCTACACATCAGAGTTTATACCGCGTGGCTCCATG GTTATAGAGTATGTTGGTGAAATTGTTGGGCAGCGCGTTGCCGACAAAAGAGAGATCGAGTACCACTCTGGGAAACGGCAACAGTACAAGAGCGTCTGTTATTTCTTCAAGATTGACAAGGAGCATATTATCGACGCCACCCGCAAGGGTGGGATTGCAAGATTCATCAACCACTCATGCATG CCAAACTGCGTCGCAAAAATAATCTCTGTCAAGAACGAGAAGAAG GTAGTGTTCTTCTCGGAGCGCCACATAGATCCAGGGGAGGAAATCACATATGATTATCACTTCAACCAAGAGGATGAAGGCGAAAGAATCCCTTGCTTCTGTAGATCATTTAGCTGCAGGCGGTATCTCAACTAG